In Pongo abelii isolate AG06213 chromosome X, NHGRI_mPonAbe1-v2.0_pri, whole genome shotgun sequence, one DNA window encodes the following:
- the LOC100462500 gene encoding putative protein SSX6 yields the protein MNRDDTFAKRPRDDDKASEKRSKAFGDIAKYFSKEEWEKMKYSEKISCVHVKRKYEAMTKLGFNVTLPPFMRNERATDSQRNDSDNDHNRGNEVEHPQMTFGRLQRTIPKIMPEKPAEEGNDSKGVPEASGSQNDGKQLCPPGKASSSEKIHERSGPKRGKHAWTHRLRERKQLVIYEEISDPEEDDE from the exons ATGAACAGAGACGACACCTTTGCAAAGAGACCCAGGGATGATGATAAAGCATCAGAGAAGAGAAGCAAG gcCTTCGGTGATATTGCCAAATACTTCTCTAAGGAAGAGTGGGAAAAGATGAAATACTCGGAGAAAATCAGCTGTGTGCATGTGAAGAGAAAGTATGAGGCCATGACTAAACTAG gtttcaaCGTCACCCTCCCACCTTTCATGCGTAATGAACGGGCCACAGACTCTCAGAGGAATGATTCTGATAATGACCATAACCGTGGGAATGAGG TTGAACATCCTCAGATGACTTTTGGCAGGCTCCAGAGAACCATCCCAAAG ATCATGCCCGAGAAGCCAGCAGAGGAAGGAAATGATTCGAAGGGAGTGCCAGAAGCATCTGGCTCACAGAACGATGGGAAACAGCTGTGCCCCCCGGGAAAAGCAAGTAGCTCTGAGAAGATTCACGAGAGATCTG GACCCAAAAGGGGGAAACATGCCTGGACCCACAGACTGCGTGAGAGAAAGCAGCTGGTGATTTATGAAGAGATCAGCGACCCTGAGGAAGATGACGAGTAA